Proteins encoded by one window of Culicoides brevitarsis isolate CSIRO-B50_1 chromosome 2, AGI_CSIRO_Cbre_v1, whole genome shotgun sequence:
- the LOC134832083 gene encoding oocyte zinc finger protein XlCOF26-like, producing MIAEKIEENADLSDLKPEILTEDDDEVQLIKVERVENAQNHQKSALQSIINRLKASHSTSNIPSEAKNDPLNIQKYFPCQKCKKILATAQDLVQHLRCHDKKSPSTKIFRCKICSTEFSKQVSFASHMNLHRETLKNEVSTHKCPECGESFRNKGSLWNHKKAKHMPGVRKCNICCKTFATETAFKEHLQKHEAAGPIKCEICQKSFTLQASLVTHMRLHTGELPFLCAECGKSFNTKNRLQEHLRRHQGERRFECSVCLKRFFEKSDLRKHEFTHSDEQKPYSCYYCGKSFIMSSTLQIHIRTHTGEKPYACEFKELCEKRFATRSQMKRHLKVHTGQFPNVLRHGR from the exons ATGAttgctgaaaaaattgaagaaaatgcgGATTTAAGTGATTTAAAGCCGGAAATTCTAACAGAAGACGACGATGAAGtgcaattaattaaagttgagAGAGTCGAAAATGcccaaaatcatcaaaaaagtgCCTTGCAAAGTATTATAAACCGTTTAAAAGCCTCGCATTCCACGTCAAACATTCCATCGGAAGCGAAAAATGACCCATTAAACATCCAAAAGTACTTTCCATgccaaaaatgtaagaaaattctCGCAACTGCCCAAGATCTGGTTCAACATTTGCGCTGCCATGACAAAAAATCGCCTTCGACGAAGATTTTCCGATGCAAAATCTGTTCAACGGAATTTTCGAAGCAAGTTTCGTTCGCTTCTCACATGAATCTCCATCGAGAAACGCTCAAAAATGAAGTTTCGACGCACAAATGTCCCGAATGCGGTGAAAGTTTTCGCAACAAAGGCAGTTTATGGAACCACAAAAAGGCGAAACACATGCCAGGTGTGCGAAAATGCAATATTTGTTGCAAAACTTTCGCCACAGAAACGGCTTTCAAGGAACATTTGCAGAAACATGAGGCGGCAGGACCAATTAAATgcgaaatttgccaaaaatcgTTCACGTTACAGGCTTCGTTGGTCACTCACATGCGACTTCATACCGGGGAATTGCCATTTTTGTGTGCGGAATGCGGAAAATCCTTCAATACGAAGAATCGGTTGCAGGAACATCTTCGGAGGCATCAAGGAGAGAGGAGATTTGAATGCAGCGTTTGcttaaaaaggttttttgaGAAGTCGGATTTGAGGAAACATGAGTTTACGCATAGTGATGAGCAGAAACCTTATAgtt gCTATTATTGCGGAAAAAGCTTCATTATGAGCAGCACGTTGCAAATTCATATAAGGACCCATACAg GTGAAAAACCGTACGCTTGTGAGTTCAAGGAGTTGTGTGAAAAGCGATTTGCGACACGATCTCAGATGAAAAGACATTTAAAGGTCCATACGGGACAATTTCCGAACGTTTTGAGGCACGGAAGATGA
- the LOC134832084 gene encoding E3 ubiquitin-protein ligase NRDP1 — translation MGYDLERFQGEVDIELICTICSGVLQDPMQATPCEHAFCRVCLDAWMQRQPTCPVDRNPISSVNLRTVPRILRNLLARLNIKCDNEPYGCSAILKLELLATHVQECEFNPKKPLPCEKGCGLVIPKDELKDHNCVKELRLLVETQQQKLFDLKSEVTDQSRTISDLIRELTLFKDFMRAMRLQNPTMRAIADQMERDEVVRWCNSLARARVTRWGGMISTPDDALQLMIKRALSECGCPPHILDDLMENCHERRWPRGLSSLETRQNNRRIYDNYVCRRIPGKQAVLVLHCDNTHMSDDVMVEPGLVMIFAHGIE, via the exons atgggCTACGATCTGGAGCGGTTTCAGGGCGAAGTTGATATTGAGCTAATTTGTACGATAT GTTCCGGCGTTCTTCAGGACCCAATGCAGGCAACGCCGTGCGAACATGCCTTTTGTCGCGTTTGTCTCGACGCCTGGATGCAACGACAGCCCACATGTCCCGTCGATCGCAACCCCATTTCCAGTGTCAATCTCCGTACGGTGCCACGAATCCTCCGCAACTTGCTTGCACGTCTCAATATCAAGTGTGATAACGAGCCCTACGGTTGCTCGGCGATCCTGAAGCTCGAATTGCTGGCGACGCACGTGCAAGAATGCGAATTTAACCCTAAAAAGCCGCTTCCGTGCGAAAAGGGATGCGGCTTAGTCATTCCAAAGGACGAATTAAAGGATCACAATTGTGTCAAGGAGCTCCGGTTGCTCGTCGAGACGCAACAACAGAAACTTTTCGACCTGAAATCCGAAGTTACGGACCAAAGTCGCACAATAAGCGATCTCATCAGGGAATTGACGCTCTTTAAAGACTTTATGCGGGCGATGCGCTTGCAAAATCCAACGATGCGAGCGATTGCCGACCAAATGGAACGCGATGAAGTCGTGAGATGGTGCAATTCGTTGGCACGGGCACGCGTTACAAGATGGGGCGGTATGATATCGACGCCAGATGATGCGTTGCAACTCATGATAAAACGCGCGCTGAGCGAATGCGGATGCCCGCCACACATTTTGGATGATCTCATGGAAAATTGTCACGAACGACGATGGCCACGAGGGTTGAGTTCCTTAGAAACGCGACAAAATAACAGGAGAATTTACGATAATTACGTTTGTCGAAGGATtccag gaaaacaaGCCGTTTTGGTATTACATTGTGACAACACCCACATGAGCGACGACGTGATGGTTGAACCGGGTCTCGTAATGATTTTCGCCCATGGCATTGAATAA
- the LOC134832377 gene encoding solute carrier family 12 member 8 translates to MPRNNRNAQNNEINYSRYGIDDEPTSRQATGFVDLDYANECDYTHPSAPNEIYQTGEKPWWRSNFFISQPVLFGTWDGVFTSCLINIFGVIVFLRSGWMVAQAGIIASLLIIFCSVIIGLISVLSAIGIVERCRVESGGVYFLISHTMGSRIAGSFGLLYCFGQAVGCALNVLGFGESLAELLGLKNVWMIRFLAACAVLVLAVINVAGVKWVVKLQFALLIVLLLSALDFMVGTFVKTDPEHGIDGWGEGNFMENIWSKYQDGYDWFRVFGVFFPTITGVLAGINMSGDLRTPSSDIPNGTLAAFSTATFLYMTFILFLGAICTRETLLTDFSIAAKASAVSVLLLAGVYVSSMSSCLGAMYGTPRVLQSIALENVIPRMNILGTGRGANKIPIYAMGVVATITITFIFIGDINTLAPIVTMPFLLTYACIDYSYFALAQTFDIQVNREERYRVQAHSPSYGATNAYTDDLDHLFPERTQHKSLHQSTSSHNVNSEATNGTNSTVQTPQGEETTASVTDTASINAADDEPIAAPNRPTIHSKTQNWYSGFCNRYASLLGALIKILVMFLVNWIYAIFCISIVFIVWYYIGTANPAVKPGLAHEFRLFVWLKNSLFQCFGKNRDQAITAIITPSCTMDLSQQQINDENDDFSSRRRYHHTSNVQGHYVVDA, encoded by the exons ATGCCACGAAACAACAGGAACGCCCAAAATAATGAGATAAATTACTCcag ataTGGCATAGATGACGAGCCAACTTCTCGCCAAGCAACAGGATTTGTGGATTTAGACTACGCTAACGAATGTGACTAta caCATCCATCGGCAccaaatgaaatttatcaaacgGGCGAAAAGCCTTGGTGGCGTAGCAACTTTTTCATCTCGCAGCCCGTGTTGTTCGGTACGTGGGATGGCGTTTTCACGTCGTGCCTCATCAATATTTTCGGCGTCATTGTGTTCCTACGTTCGGGATGGATGGTAGCGCAAGCGGGAATTATCGCGTCACTTCTGATAATCTTTTGCAGCGTCATAATTGGACTGATTTCGGTGCTGAGTGCAATCGGGATTGTCGAAAGATGTCGCGTGGAGTCGGGCGGCGTgtattttctcatttcacaCACAATGGGAAGTCGAATTGCCGGCAGTTTTGGCTTGTTGTACTGTTTTGGACAAGCTGTTGGATGTGCCTTAAATGTTCTCGGGTTCGGCGAGTCACTTGCTGAGCTTCTGGGACTCAAAAACGTTTGGATGATTCGTTTTTTGGCGGCTTGTGCGGTTTTGGTGCTCGCTGTTATCAATGTTGCTGGCGTGAAATGGGTTGTAAAGTTGCAATTTGCCCTGTTGATCGTTTTGTTGCTATCAGCGCTGGATTTTATGGTAGGAACGTTCGTGAAAACAGATCCGGAGCACGGAATTGATGGCTGGGGCGAAGgaaatttcatggaaaatatttGGTCAAAGTATCAGGACGGCTATGATTGGTTCCGGGTGTTTGGTGTCTTCTTTCCGACAATCACGGGAGTCTTGGCAGGCATCAATATGAGCGGAGACTTGCGAACACCGAGTTCTGACATCCCCAATGGGACCCTAGCTGCCTTTTCGACTGCGACATTTCTCTATAtgacatttattttgttcCTCGGAGCGATTTGTACGCGCGAAACGCTCTTAACGGACTTTTCCATCGCCGCCAAAGCCTCCGCGGTGTCAGTTTTACTGCTCGCAGGTGTTTATGTCTCGAGTATGAGCAGCTGTTTGGGCGCCATGTACGGAACGCCGCGCGTTTTGCAAAGTATCGCCTTGGAAAATGTCATTCCGCGCATGAATATCCTCGGAACGGGACGTGGCGCGAACAAAATTCCGATTTACGCAATGGGAGTTGTCGCTACAATCACTATAACGTTCATCTTTATCGGAGATATCAACACTTTGGCACCAATTGTGACGATGCCCTTCCTCCTGACGTACGCCTGCATCGACTACAGTTACTTTGCCTTGGCGCAAACGTTCGACATTCAAGTAAATCGCGAGGAAAGGTATCGCGTTCAAGCCCATAGTCCCTCGTATGGCGCCACAAATGCTTATACCGATGACCTGGATCATCTTTTCCCCGAGAGAACGCAACACAAAAGTCTTCATCAGTCGACGTCGTCGCACAATGTGAACAGCGAGGCAACTAACGGCACAAATTCGACAGTTCAGACGCCTCAGGGCGAAGAAACGACAGCAAGTGTGACTGATACAGCGAGTATTAATGCAGCTGATGACGAACCAATTGCAGCTCCGAATCGCCCGACGATCCATTCGAAGACCCAAAATTGGTACAGTGGCTTTTGTAATCGATATGCGTCGTTATTaggg gcacTCATTAAAATCCTCGTGATGTTCTTGGTGAACTGGATTTACGCCATTTTCTGCATATCAATCGTCTTTATTGTCTGGTATTACATTGGAACAGCAAATCCCGCCGTCAAACCAGGTTTAGCGCACGAGTTTCGGCTCTTTGTATGGCTCAAAAATTCCCTTTTCCAATGTTTCgg caaaaatcgtGATCAAGCAATCACCGCAATTATCACTCCCTCGTGCACAATGGACTTATCACAGCAACAAATTAACGacgaaaatgatgatttttcgtcGCGGCGCCGTTATCATCACACGTCAAACGTTCAAGGGCATTACGTGGTTGATgcttaa
- the LOC134828997 gene encoding uncharacterized protein KIAA1143 homolog: MSKRNVAFIKPDEPSFLQKLKQQAGYKEGPDINTKRQKVQDYDDSDEDFSDKEEESPQVVVLKEGDLTAEQADVEKKRIELEESQKKADLTERVIFKAKSKGGEIKEKSKKEKKAEKAAKSKLSFNDEDEEEEEV, encoded by the exons ATGTCTAAGAGGAATGTTGCATTTATAAAGCCCGACGAACCGAGtttcttgcaaaaattaaaacaacagGCCGGCTACAAGGAAGGCCCCGATATCAATACAAAGCGACAAAAGGTGCAGGATTACGACGACAGCGACGAGGATTTCAGCGACAAAGAGGAGGAAAGTCCGCAAGTTGTTGTGCTGAAAGAGGGAGATCTCACCGCGGAACAAGCAGACGTTGAAAAGAAACGCATCGAACTTG aggaAAGTCAGAAAAAAGCAGATTTAACGGAACGGgtgatttttaaagcaaaatcgAAAGGAGgtgaaatcaaagaaaaatcgaagaaagagaaaaaggcAGAAAAAGCCGCCAAAAGTAAATTGTCATTTAACGACGAGGAcgaagaggaagaagaag TCTAA
- the LOC134831345 gene encoding zinc finger protein 594-like, whose protein sequence is MLEMTEEFEEKALSEETDERICRYCHKTFKNATIRKRHERIHTDEAYQCHICSKRIAQKSHWVEHMQKVHQQTPEEVPVRPLKQEPIIEEADPASPTTQDDKFTFLNGKYYCGFCPKSFHTRSTIRRHERVHINPFICDYCGFKSGSKWHLRDHLMGHTRLIDPNQKLVKGRNNAIRKKSSRIYCDDCGRYFYSEHDLNSHKKRRHTLKIDKGSDLGMLFELFGHENEIKELNPAVDFVHFDDEPSENLITEVFVKEEPMNSEFLDPDLFGMSTNGDIDGLYRCSCGEKFARFVDLAFHESQFHADSFKECVDSMRDVLLKLLNVEIHAEIDEKDVPKVEIMEDRRPETYQDLISRNINVECIFCQASIVALSYDEHLKQAHPMENPVDARLQTQKYCCNCCLKTFKNLLALVKHIRSADHQLEGTSCDICTSDNYATLQELNSHRLAAHQNKAIPTCEQCQKTFLSNRLLKFHMLSHKGLKARRCKFCGCKFLSQEALDRHLPVHENEATRVCPTCGLEFRGREPLRQHMKNRHGVSKSGSASQPEIMCTTCGMVFKGKDRLRRHLARVHLERIFNIECQHCSKKFDSKHDLAKHIVVHSKEIKFFCEVCDKGFTRKQSLNRHIKVHDESTKVFTCTFCPKTFRSASNQKRHIMSHTGEKNQICTECDASYADRSCLNKHMERTHGHGLPGYQKMTGN, encoded by the exons atgttggaaatgACTGAGGAATTCGAGGAAAAGGCTCTTTCGGAGGAGACAGATGAAAGAATTTGTCGTTACTGCCACAAAACGTTCAAAAATGCGACAATTCGGAAGAGACATGAGAGAATTCATACTGATgag gctTATCAGTGTCACATTTGCTCCAAAAGGATCGCCCAGAAGAGTCATTGGGTCGAACACATGCAAAAAGTGCACCAACAAACGCCCGAAGAGGTGCCTGTGAGACCTTTGAAGCAAGAACCCATCATCGAGGAAGCCGATCCAGCATCTCCTACGACCCAAGATGACAAATTTACCTTCCTCAATGGCAAATATTACTGCGGCTTTTGTCCAAAATCGTTTCATACGCGCTCCACGATCCGGCGACACGAACGCGTTCACATCAACCCCTTCATTTGCGACTATTGCGGCTTCAAAAGTGGCTCAAAATGGCATTTGCGCGATCATTTGATGGGTCACACGCGATTAATTGACCCGAATCAGAAGCTGGTCAAAGGTCGCAACAATGCGATACGCAAAAAATCCAGCAGAATCTATTGCGACGACTGCGGAAGGTATTTTTACTCGGAACACGACTTGAATTCGCACAAAAAACGACGCCACACTTTAAAAATCGACAAAGGAAGCGATCTTGGGATGTTATTTGAGCTGTTCGGACACGAAAATGAGATCAAAGAACTGAATCCGGCAGTCGATTTTGTGCATTTCGACGACGAACCGTCGGAAAATTTAATCACGGAGGTCTTTGTGAAGGAAGAACCCATGAATTCGGAGTTTTTGGATCCGGATTTGTTTGGAATGAGCACCAACGGCGACATTGACGGCCTTTATCGATGCAGTTGTGGCGAAAAATTTGCCCGTTTTGTCGATTTAGCGTTCCACGAAAGTCAATTTCATGCGGATTCCTTCAAAGAATGCGTTGATTCCATGCGAGATGTGCTTCTAAAGCTCTTGAATGTCGAAATTCATGcggaaattgacgaaaaagaCGTTccaaaagttgaaattatgGAAGATCGGAGACCAGAAACGTACCAAGATCTCATCAGTCGTAACATAAATGTCGAATGCATCTTTTGTCAAGCTTCCATCGTGGCTCTTTCGTACGACGAACACTTAAAACAAGCACATCCCATGGAAAATCCCGTCGATGCACGTCTCCAAACGCAAAAATATTGCTGCAATTGTTGTTTGAAGACCTTTAAAAACCTTCTGGCGCTCGTTAAGCACATTCGTTCGGCGGATCATCAACTCGAAGGCACCTCTTGTGACATTTGCACGTCAGATAATTACGCGACGTTGCAAGAACTCAACAGTCATCGTCTCGCGGCGCACCAAAATAAGGCAATTCCCACGTGCGAACAGTGccaaaagacatttttgagTAATCGACTGCTGAAATTTCACATGTTGAGTCATAAGGGACTCAAAGCGCGTCGTTGCAAGTTCTGCGGatgcaaatttttgagtcaGGAGGCGCTGGATCGACATTTGCCGGTGCATGAAAACGAAGCGACGCGTGTTTGTCCCACTTGTGGATTGGAGTTtagg gGACGAGAACCTTTGCGACAACACATGAAGAACAGACACGGAGTTAGTAAGTCTGGATCCGCGTCGCAACCGGAGATCATGTGTACAACTTGCGGAATGGTCTTTAAAGGCAAAGATCGGTTAAGGAGACATTTGGCGCGAGTGCATTTggaaagaattttcaatatcGAGTGTCAACATTGCTCCAAAAAATTCGATTC caaacacGATTTGGCAAAACACATCGTCGTTCACTCAAAAGAGATCAAATTCTTTTGCGAAGTATGCGATAAGGGTTTTACGCGGAAGCAATCTCTGAATCGGCATATAAAAGTACACGATGAATCAACGAAGGTGTTTACTTGTACATTTTGCCCGAAGACTTTTCGCAGTGCAAGTAATCAGAAAAGGCATATTATGTCACATACgggcgaaaaaaatcaaatttgcaCGGAATGTGATGCGAGTTATGCGGATCGGAGCTGTTTGAATAAACATATGGAAAGAACGCATGGGCATGGACTGCCCGGGTATCAGAAAATGACtggaaattaa
- the LOC134832376 gene encoding RINT1-like protein, with protein sequence MVQSTTEIEEKVIQAINKAIGSDVENLHHAKRLIHHYKIELEHLETKLTSREDTQLAKGLENLTKYAEQSDEKLQKVEEFATRLQAKISHNKEILDSVSDTTEAILKLQHSVGYFKLIREIQDISQELSQAVKGTDEAKQVELYLSLCGDSYSLDNVLGRTFETDAPNLKLFARRTAFYWHDILREKFSKDFEKILKSLKWPQMELWNPSRDTFARLQELAVYLFMVKVPGDKGLMNLKLTPYVICPPLTAPIEVLLKSFRERFAYHFNGNRETNRLDKPEWYLTQILAWANEKHVFVSQNFQLAAVKAGLTDTDVRIEFIRGLVQLGVQKLCDDIETISDDDSLFSHLLDEVLSFEQELDAVIEVKRPSDFPSLITVITQPQYLSKWLSIEEIFAFEKMDIILQQESAFECLEPSNTEKLKIPRCADQFIRLLDAICERYSLLPQPAHRIKFLNLQMELIDNFQRRLVQLHNDQRNKINSVDILNALNYVIFVLREWGESVHYLHLLSAWHGPNVDNINSVFEVIIKELEHWQSKLTKALAARVVDDIKAKSMSYRHDNWSSMPEHDPKVPMMLSHTAGEMFQLFVTILHELESKLSENLFSQCLRRVAKQLDDFFIDSMVMMTNFSPAGAHQFNFDMTRNLFALFGLYARNPSQLFKSISDACVLLTLPRGTAMLLRDTIIKAKPVSETSRAALQELGVIFMEPVTALEILERRIDLTS encoded by the exons ATGGTGCAATCGACCACGGAAATCGAGGAAAAGGTCATTCAAGCGATCAATAAGGCCATCGGAAGTGACGTCGAGAATCTCCATCATGCCAAAAGGCTCATCCATCACTACAAAATCGAGTTGGAGCATCTCGAGACGAAG ttGACGTCGCGCGAAGACACACAATTGGCAAAAGGCTTggaaaatctaacaaaataCGCGGAACAGAGCGacgaaaagttacaaaaagttgaagaatTTGCCACGAGgcttcaagcaaaaatttcgcACAACAAGGAAATTCTCGATTCGGTGAGCGACACGACAGAAGCGATTTTAAAACTCCAACATTCTGTCGGTTACTTCAAATTAATCCGAGAAATTCAGGATATCAGTCAGGAATTGAGTCAAGCTGTCAAGGGAACGGACGAAGCGAAGCAAGTTGAACTTTATCTCTCGCTTTGTGGCGACTCGTATTCCTTAGATAACGTTCTTGGGCGAACTTTTGAAACGGATGCGCCCAATTTGAAGCTCTTTGCACGTCGAACTGCCTTTTATTGGCACGATATTTTGCGTGAAAAGTTCTCGAAGGACTTTGAAAAGATCCTCAAGTCGCTGAAATGGCCTCAAATGGAGCTTTGGAATCCGTCGCGCGACACATTTGCGCGATTGCAGGAGCTGGCGGTGTATTTGTTCATGGTAAAAGTGCCCGGAGACAAGGGATTGATGAATCTGAAGCTCACGCCGTACGTTATTTGTCCTCCGCTGACGGCGCCAATTGAAGTTTTGTTGAAGAGTTTTAGAGAAAGATTCGCTTATCACTTTAATGGAAATAGAGAAACGAATAGATTGGATAAGCCTGAGTGGTATTTGACGCAGATTCTGGCGTGGGCGAACGAAAAACACGTTTTTGTGAGTCAGAATTTTCAGTTGGCGGCAGTTAAAGCGGGATTGACTGACACGGATGTCAGg atcGAATTCATTCGTGGCTTAGTTCAGCTCGGCGTTCAAAAATTATGCGACGACATCGAGACCATCAGTGATGACGACTCCCTTTTCAGCCACTTACTTGACGAAGTCTTGTCTTTTGAGCAAGAATTGGATGCCGTTATCGAAGTTAAGCGCCCAAGTGACTTCCCGAGCCTCATAACTGTCATCACTCAACCTCAATATCTCTCGAAATGGCTTTCAATCGAAGAAATTT ttgCCTTCGAAAAAATGGACATAATCCTGCAACAAGAATCCGCTTTTGAGTGTTTGGAGCCTTCAAACacggaaaaacttaaaattcctCGATGCGCGGACCAATTTATTCGCTTGTTGGATGCTATTTGTGAGAGATATTCTCTTTTACCTCAACCCGCACATCgaataaaattcttgaatcTTCAAATGGAGTTAATTGACAACTTTCAACGACGTTTGGTGCAGTTGCATAATGACCAACGGAACAAAATTAACTCAGTTGACATCCTAAATGCCTTGAATTACGTCATTTTTGTGTTGCGCGAATGGGGCGAAAGTGTTCATTACTTGCATTTGCTCTCGGCGTGGCATGGACCCAACGTCGACAACATAAATTCCGTGTTTGAAGTCATAATTAAGGAATTGGAGCATTGGCAATCGAAATTAACAAAGGCCTTAGCAGCTCGAGTCGTCGACGATATCAAAGCCAAATCAATGTCATATCGACACGATAATTGGTCGTCGATGCCGGAGCACGATCCCAAGGTCCCCATGATGTTATCTCACACCGCAGGCGAAATGTTTCAACTTTTCGTCACAATCCTCCACGAACTCGAAAGTAAACTCTCGGAAAACCTTTTTTCGCAGTGTTTGAGACGCGTTGCCAAACAACTCGACGACTTTTTCATCGATTCCATGGTAATGATGACGAATTTCTCCCCGGCAGGTGCCCATCAATTCAATTTCGACATGACACGGAACCTTTTTGCCTTATTTGGACTTTATGCGAGGAACCCGTCGCAACTTTTCAAGAGTATCAGTGATGCCTGTGTGCTGCTGACACTCCCTCGGGGCACGGCAATGTTGCTGCGAGACACAATAATCAAAGCGAAACCCGTCAGTGAGACGTCGCGAGCTGCCTTGCAAGAGCTGGGAGTCATTTTCATGGAGCCCGTGACTGCCTTGGAGATTCTGGAGAGACGAATAGATCTTACAAGttga
- the LOC134830120 gene encoding MTOR-associated protein MEAK7, with protein sequence MGNSSQKLAERCSFLAKNEVPVVAASFKNASKNSDKIKEDELLKYWGAQFDPRLGQFISNFLFGPVDTRTSTVSFERFAELFVYCTRGTVDERTNVLFWAIGQNPFEVQEVAYPPLRELIEAVCSSFLRAIKLQNGREYQSWENKGFRICSEFVQKLAESLSSDIVVQRGAQKVTRSDAEAWFQRNPTFGKMLEYVFNHLYNIRPTTQKQTEEARDDTKARTTQIASDCLLPYCEGLEYVPDYPAFIDLSQLIFINSNLPGELRQKWRFLFSSQMHGESFSTLLGRVIEQGPTVLIVEDNNGHIFGGFAPAEWKVSPNFVGTDDAFLFSLKPKMRVFHGTTINDHYQYLNLHCQTMPNGLGMGGQHNYWGIWIDQEYGKGNCSESCTTYKGYHQLSANKEFLIRNMEVWGVGEKPVKEETGERSTKKSVLDENEDAKAILKIAGRREYSEGLREEDISEEQPQ encoded by the exons ATGGGGAACTCTAGTCAGAAGCTAGCGGAGCGTTGTTCGTTCCTCGCGAAGAACGAGGTGCCCGTCGTGGCTGCCAGCTTCAAAAATGCCAGCAAAAATTCGGATAAAATCAAGGAAGACGAGTTACTGAAGTACTGGGGAGCGCAATTCGACCCGCGTTTGGGTCAATTCATCAGTAATTTCCTCTTTGGACCTGTCGATACGCGAACAAGCACCGTTTCCTTCGAGAGATTCGCCGAGCTTTTTGTCTATTGCACGCGCGGGACTGTCGACGAGCGTACAAATGTCCTTTTTTGGGCAATCGGGCAGAATCCGTTCGAAGTGCAGGAAGTTGCGTATCCGCCGTTGCGAGAATTGATCGAAGCGGTTTGCAGCTCCTTTTTGCGCGCCATAAAACTCCAAAATGGGCGCGAATATCAAAGTTGGGAGAACAAAGGATTTCGTATCTGCTCCGAATTCGTGCAAAAACTCGCGGAAAGTCTCTCGAGTGACATTGTGGTGCAGCGTGGCGCGCAAAAAGTTACGCGAAGTGACGCCGAAGCATGGTTTCAACGGAATCCGACGTTCGGGAAGATGCTGGAATATGTGTTTAATCACTTGTACAACATTCGTCCGACGACGCAGAAACAAACGGAGGAAGCACGTGATGACACGAAAGCACGCACAACCCAAATCGCCTCAGATTGTCTCCTTCCCTACTGCGAAGGCTTGGAATACGTCCCCGATTATCCGGCATTTATCGATTTATCGCAgcttattttcatcaattccAATCTtccag gtgAACTCCGTCAAAAATGGCGATTCCTGTTCTCATCCCAGATGCATGGCGAAAGTTTCTCCACACTCCTCGGGCGCGTAATTGAGCAAGGTCCCACAGTTTTGATCGTCGAAGACAACAACGGACACATTTTCGGCGGTTTTGCACCTGCCGAATGGAAAGTCAGTCCAAATTTCGTCGGAACTGACGACGCCTTTCTATTCTCCTTGAAGCCAAAAATGCGAGTTTTTCACGGCACAACCATCAATGATCACTATCAATACCTAAACTTGCATTGCCAAACGATGCCCAACGGCTTAGGAATGGGCGGACAGCACAATTATTGGGGAATTTGGATCGATCAGGAGTACGGAAAGGGAAATTGCTCCGAATCTTGCACCACGTACAAGGGATATCATCAGCTGAGTGCCAACAAGGAGTTTTTGATTCGCAATATGGAGGTTTGGGGTGTCGGCGAGAAGCCCGTGAAGGAAGAAACGGGCGAACGGAGCACCAAAAAATCCGTTCTCGACGAAAATGAAGATGCCAAAGCAATATTGAAGATCGCGGGACGACGCGAATACTCGGAAGGGCTCCGCGAAGAGGACATTTCCGAAGAGCAACCTCAATAA
- the LOC134832085 gene encoding charged multivesicular body protein 1b: MSASAMEKHLFNLKFAVKDLERSSKKCEKEEKAEIAKTKKAIQKGNAEVARIHAENAIRQKNQALNYLRMSARVDAVASRVQTALTTRKVTTSMAGVVKAMDAAMKGMNLEKISTLMDKFETQFEDLDVQSSYMENTMSQTTTTSVPQGDVEQLMQRVADEAGLELNMEMPAGPQASTLGASTQVSQEQDELSQRLARLRQAE, encoded by the exons atgTCGGCATCTGCGATGGAAA aACATCTTTTCAACCTGAAATTCGCTGTGAAAGATCTTGAACGTAGCTCAAAAAAGTgcgaaaaagaggaaaaagctGAAATCGCCAAAACCAAAAAGGCAATCCAGAAGGGAAATGCCGAGGTAGCCCGAATTCACGCTGAAAATGCAATCCGTCAGAAGAATCAAGCCTTGAATTACTTGCGAATGAGTGCGCGAGTCGATGCAGTTGCATCTCGTGTTCAAACTGCCCTCACAACGCGAAAG gTCACCACATCGATGGCTGGCGTCGTAAAAGCCATGGATGCGGCGATGAAAGGCatgaatttggaaaaaatctcGACGCTGATGGACAAATTCGAGACACAATTCGAAGATTTGGATGTGCAAAGTTCGTATATGGAGAATACGATGTCACAAACGACGACAACTTCCGTGCCGCAAGGCGATGTCGAGCAATTAATGCAACGCGTTGCCGACGAAGCAGGTTTGGAATTGAATATGGAGATGCCAGCAGGTCCTCAGGCATCAACTTTGGGCGCATCGACACAAGTTTCGCAGGAACAGGACGAATTATCGCAACGATTGGCACGACTTCGACAAGCGgaataa